From Salvia splendens isolate huo1 chromosome 16, SspV2, whole genome shotgun sequence, a single genomic window includes:
- the LOC121769792 gene encoding gibberellin-regulated protein 6-like → MAKYFAFLLLTLLAITMLQIPVMASQFEGQLSKSGYGPGSLKSFQCPSQCTRRCSRTQYHKPCMFFCQKCCKKCLCVPPGYYGNKAVCPCYNNWKTQQGGPKCP, encoded by the exons ATGGCCAAGTACTTCGCCTTTCTCCTTCTCACTCTCCTCGCCATCACAATGCTGCAAATTCCT GTCATGGCCTCTCAATTTGAGGGACAGTTGAGCAAG AGTGGATATGGCCCTGGCAGCCTCAAGAGCTTCC AATGCCCATCCCAGTGCACGAGGCGGTGCAGTAGGACACAGTATCACAAACCGTGCATGTTCTTCTGCCAAAAGTGCTGCAAAAAGTGTCTGTGTGTGCCACCGGGGTATTATGGGAACAAAGCTGTTTGCCCTTGCTACAACAACTGGAAGACCCAGCAAGGAGGACCAAAATGCCCTTGA